The genomic region CTTGAAACTGAGACAGCGGACCCACCGGTACCTCCTGATGGCTGTGACGAGACGCTGAGAACTTCCTACAGGGTCGATAAAGTGAAGCGGTTCCGAGAGGCTGCCAAAGAAGGTCTTGAAAtgcaagcgaagaaaatgaaaacagccatttgtaacaaaattccaaaactttcagttGGACAGAATATGAGAATCAAAGTACCGGATGTAGATCGGGCAAAAATTGATGGAAAATCAATAATAGCAGTGGTCATAAATATTCAAGATGACGAGTTTTATCAACTTGGTACCAAAGCTggcaaactgaagtcattgtacACTAGGAACCAATTTGCATTGTGCAACGAAAATTTTATCAGCATCAAAGAAGTAGGGAAAGACGAAATTGGTGTACGGAAAGTGGTTAGCAAACTATCATTCGCTGGAGGACGAGGGTTCAAAAagtgtaattgtttaaaaaagtgttcaacaaaaaaatgtttgtgcaaatCATCTTCCATGTTGTGTAATTCTAAATGTCTTAATAGACAACCTTGTAACAAGaattaatattcataatgtttgttttactttatttgtggacctagactgTTTGAGAGCATGtaaaggctttgttaatttttgtatagAATACTATAGAAGACGGtggttaatattataatatttttcaatatttttaatatagaatattGTTCGTTATTATCACATTGGAATCTAAGAATATTTAAATTACttcagtttaaaataaatataaattatttcagtcattctgaggtgatttttatttatgttttttttaaatagatcctGAAACAATAAAAAGATGAATTGTAAATAGATATGAAGTGCGAAGATCGGCAAATCTTagtaaagatatttttataaattaatacgaTTTTACCACAGCTGATCGGTAAATCCTCagatttaccaacatctcttggtaaaagttcaaaatgtatacatctaataagatatttcggggttttaccgcactataacggtaaatgttaggttataccggtagaTTCTAAGATTTAAAGGTCTTCGTAGATttacagtaatatatatatatatatatataaatactatGGTTCATCAAATTGCGTAACTCAAAAATATACTCGTAACAACATGAAATTAGTCAATTCTTAGGTTCTCATTTCACAGCTACGAAATCCACACACACCCACAGCAACCTGTGTAATGAGGGCCATTTTACacgttatttttataattaaatgttaCTACAAAGAATGAGCTGGTTTTATTTCCCTATGAACTTCTTGTTTGACAAAGTACTTAAAAACATCTTACTATGCTGAATCGGGCTTTTACGTGTGAATGTCCCAAAGTGTACTGAAGTGGTGATATATTTTGGAGaggcatttaattgtttatttacgaGGCGCATACAGAAAGTAAATTTCCCGATTTTTTCGCCCttgaaaataaacgtaattagccgtgtcagttccgcatgcataacagatctatgacgtatcaatcatatgccagctggacaggtcccgcctggtgccagtagcatggcagcagtggtccgaaatggaagctcttattccttctcccgccacctgcgaggttcggtcggtgataaagttctttaatgcacaaagcattgcgccaattgaaattcatcggcagctctgtcaggtctatgggccaaacatcatgagtaagcagatggtgcgtcgctggtgtaggcagttttccgaaggtcgtcaaagtgtccatgatgaagagcgcagtgggcgaccgtccctcatcaatgatgatcgtgttgagctggtgtggcagtgcatcatggagaaccgtcgcgtcgcttcacgattacggagctgagcagccattttccgcagatatcgcgatccttgttgcatgagattgtcactaagcacctgctgttcaaaaaagtgtgtgccaggtgggtgccaaaAAACCTGACACCCAAACACAAAATGCatcgtttaggagcagcactgacatttctgcaacggtatcacgatgacggcgacgagttcctcggcAGGATCGTCACAGGCGATGAGACTTGGGTTTCGCACTTCactccggaaaccaagcagcagtcaatgcattggcggcatagtggatctccggtcaggacgaaattcaaacagacgctgtcggtacagaaagtgatgtgcacggtgttctgggacaggaagggcattctgctcattgacttccttccaagaggtgaaacagtgaacgctgactgttactgtgaaacgctgcgaaaattgcgacgtgccattcaaaacaagaggcgtggaatgcttactgcaggtgttgtgctcctccatgacaatgctcgtccacatacggctcggcgcacagcagctgttttgacggaatttggctgggagttgtttgatcatccaccctacagtcctgatcttgctcccagtgattttcacgttttcttgcacctcaagaaattcctgtcctccagtgagcgttttggcaatgatgaagagctgaagacgtctgttacacgctggttccattcacaggcggcagagttgtACGACAAAGGGATacgaaagttgatcccacgatatgacaagtgtctcaattctgatggtggctatgttgaaaaatagctgaaacattgctgtacctgttgccaataaatgttttcctgaaagtgtgttcttttttttttttaaatagggaaacttactttctggatgcgcctcgtatttcctTAATTCCTAATTTGTTTATTTCCGTAATtcctaatttgtttatttatttatttatttattcattcattcatttacttattccttCACTCATTTATGTATTCACCCTATTTATTTCGTTTCTAATGCTGTgcatatatgatgatgatgattatgatgatgataatgaagaggaGGAGATTAGCAGTAATGTTAACTGGTTGTAGTAAAGATGACTATGGTGTTGATGACAATGAGATACTGCTACTATGTGAAATGAGAGCATTGATTCAATctaatgataaatttattatacgaGTACTTGTTGATTGgttaaatactgaaaataaattataaggaAGTGTATCTGGAGAAAACCTGTTCTCAAATAGTTCTTGTAATTGTAAATTCGAGTCTTTGGTATAGAAAGCTCAAAATGTTTGGCTAACAGTATGTTAGAGCAGAATTTTCAATCAGATAGAAATTCTTACCTGTTGCTGCTTATCTTGTTCATTAGCAACGCATCTATCTTCAGAAGATTTTTCACCCTCTTTCAGAGTAGACAGTATACTAATGAAACTGTTACTGCCACTTTCATTCTCAATTTCATCACCTTGGTCAGATTTGGATTCTGTTCTTAAACTGTTTCCTATAGCCAACCTTAGAAGTCTTACATTCATTAGAGCAAAATGAACACTACTACAATGCTGCAAATGTGTCTTCTTTTCACTTCcatgtgatattttttgtaatattgctGAAATTTCTTTCCTTTGACATTCGTATGGACTATTTCCAAATAGAGTAGTTTGAGATCCATGACTTTCAGTAACAGTCTTACCATTTTCTTCAGAATTATTTGACGTAATTTCAGGTAATACAGACACAGTCTGCATACATTTCAAAAAAGATTTCTCTCCATTTACAGATCCTTGTGATTCAGATGAAGACTTGGTTTTCCCAACTGTCTGTAATAATTCGCAAGAAAtctcattttttaaacatttattttccttAGAGTCTCGTAACAAATTAACTATATTATCACTCTGTCCTACATTTCCATTCCTTTCACAACTTCTTAATGTATTACTGGTTGATATTTCAACACTTTCCTCTTCAAAATGTTGTAATCCAATATCTGCTGAGGCTGTACTTTCGTCACTTTCCTTCAGACCTCTTTCTTTTCCACATTTTTCGGTCATACTACCAAAATTCTCACACTTTTGCTCTTTACACGATTGTAATGTAGAATTTGTTACAGAAACAATCTTAACAGTCTTTTGCAATTCTCTATTTACACAAGGAGATGAAACATCTTCCAAGGCAGATTTATGTTCAACattttgttgaaatttatttcctttgatatctactagatatttctttctctttgtttcatGTTTACTAGGTATAACAAAAAATACAGGAACATCAgcattttgtaaatctattttttctttcgtcTTCAATTTGTTGTCCTCTATGGATATTTTTTCAAAATCTAGTGACAATGGTATTTTTTCAACTTCCATCAACAGTTCATTGCCATCTACATGGTCCTGGGTTGCAATATGTGACAGAATCACATTTTCAGTATGGGTTTGTATTTCTGAGGCGACATAAATGATTTCAGTACTTTCCTGTAAGTGATTTACATTAAATTCTGAAGTAAAGGAGTTATTTTCATTATCTTTTGACAGAATTCTTCCAATATTTAAATGAACTTCTGCTTTGTTTCCTTTTAAATTTTCTTCTACAGCATCTGATATAGGAGATAAATTTTCACTATCTTGAagtaattttcttttccttttaataGCCTTTGATATGTCATCCTGCAACATTTTACCACATATATTATTCATCACAAATTTAACTAAGAGTTACGAAAGCCAAACATCATATCAACATAAGAATTATTCCAAAAGAATATTACTGTCTATTCAAACACAGATATTCCCTTCCCCCA from Periplaneta americana isolate PAMFEO1 chromosome 15, P.americana_PAMFEO1_priV1, whole genome shotgun sequence harbors:
- the LOC138715397 gene encoding uncharacterized protein isoform X2; translated protein: MNYELTKNETKCSFLKTTLIRSIWLPAHPPARPPAHLHTSPSACPSMCLPARPSACLPVYTRFYKQSERLHKCDVADCGKEYFHSWHLRRHKTNIHNKSSYKTYFKCSYPGCFMELSSEQNLKRHHYRAHKRKHPFVCEYCDKDFVKHNQLRTHIFQHTGVPPFRCEECTVGFTSARELKRHQRSHRNYKCDCGKNFRFWSLLQQHNKLFHPPEFTCDVCQKRFMSRCKLKVHVLIHQDPSNRDLLLCPYDNCERSYMYKRNLTEHMKRFHEKNLFECSHPDCGRKLSSKKKLEYHLKLHEAKRPPRRNTRPRNKRRDAGKPKRAASALLCGFTYEEEKALLAINSVTNDTTDIELCMLGVDQLSDKTTESPDTGITKNKESKKTNQEHSDMGMTEEFDDISKAIKRKRKLLQDSENLSPISDAVEENLKGNKAEVHLNIGRILSKDNENNSFTSEFNVNHLQESTEIIYVASEIQTHTENVILSHIATQDHVDGNELLMEVEKIPLSLDFEKISIEDNKLKTKEKIDLQNADVPVFFVIPSKHETKRKKYLVDIKGNKFQQNVEHKSALEDVSSPCVNRELQKTVKIVSVTNSTLQSCKEQKCENFGSMTEKCGKERGLKESDESTASADIGLQHFEEESVEISTSNTLRSCERNGNVGQSDNIVNLLRDSKENKCLKNEISCELLQTVGKTKSSSESQGSVNGEKSFLKCMQTVSVLPEITSNNSEENGKTVTESHGSQTTLFGNSPYECQRKEISAILQKISHGSEKKTHLQHCSSVHFALMNVRLLRLAIGNSLRTESKSDQGDEIENESGSNSFISILSTLKEGEKSSEDRCVANEQDKQQQDCICDMKLVGEISSRKWIHTMKTIMEELYPSLKNSNSEI